The proteins below are encoded in one region of Apium graveolens cultivar Ventura chromosome 4, ASM990537v1, whole genome shotgun sequence:
- the LOC141717208 gene encoding uncharacterized protein LOC141717208: MLNRLRNAVKKVKFLLNMNLHRWRLASILSNKTSSSRRRTLSLNDRRLGLRAYADDNYFMNIENSVVPTNDRRLSTSSSSRRIERTISCSSEDDIDKRAELFIQNFKRQLLMERQVSLQLRYSRGNNFDH; encoded by the coding sequence ATGTTGAATAGATTGAGGAACGCGGTAAAGAAGGTGAAATTCTTGTTGAATATGAATCTCCATAGATGGCGGCTTGCTTCGATCCTAAGTAATAAAACTTCTTCGTCACGAAGGCGAACGCTTAGTCTTAATGACAGGAGGCTGGGGTTGAGAGCGTACGCAGAtgataattatttcatgaatattGAAAACTCTGTAGTTCCAACAAATGATCGTCGATTATCTACTTCTTCGAGTAGCAGAAGAATTGAAAGGACGATTAGTTGTTCATCTGAGGATGATATTGATAAGAGAGCTGAGctttttatacaaaattttaagCGGCAGCTACTGATGGAAAGACAAGTTTCTTTGCAGTTGAGGTATAGCAGAGGCAATAATTTTGATCACTAA